The sequence CATGCTCTACAAGCGCAGGGTGGGGGTGGCTAAATGCTGCAATATACagctatacatatatacagCTAGACGTCTCACTATATcacgtatatacatatatacagctatatatctctctacatcacgtatatacatatatacagctatatatctctctacataacgtatatacatatatacagctATACGTCTCACTATACAACTATATACTGCTATATATCTCACTATGTTACATATATACAGCTATCAACATCTCTGTACAGCTACATACAGCTGTACATCTTAATATATCCATCCATTTACAATTTTATACATCTAAATCAAAATCTTAATACagtatatacatctatatatatatatttatatacgtcatctacctttctctctttctgtctctcttgatgcatatctatctatcactttctatctctctatccatctaccgatatatatatgtatatttatatctataattTACACACCCTCAAACTACATACGCAGGGTAGGAGACACCtttgtaaaagtgtgtgtgtgtgtgtgtgtgtgtgtgtgtgtgtgtgtgtgtgtgtgtgtgtgtgtgtgtgtgtgtgtgtgtgtgtgtgtgtgtgtgtgtgtgttccagggtAAGCTAGAGAAGGCGGTCCCCCTCTACGAGCTAGCTCTGGACATCAGACAGAAGAGCTTCGGGGCCAAACACCCCAGCGTTGCCACAGCGCTGGTCAACCTGGCCGTCATCTACTGCCAGCTGGTGAGACGGCTACCATGCTAACACACCGCTAACACTGACAGCATGCTAACACTGATACCATGCTAACACACCGCCAACACTGACAGCATGCTAACACTGATACCATGCTAACACTCAGCTAACACTGACAGCATGCTAACACTGGTAGGGGTACGGGTATTGTCTGGGCCTAACAGGGTACTGGCTTTGGTCTGGGTTAAACGGGGTACTGGGTATAATGGGTATAGGGTAAGGTCTGGGTGTAACAGGGTACTGTCTATGGCCTGGGTGTAACAGGGTACTGTCTATGGTCTGGGTGTAACAGGGTACTGTCTATGTCTGGGTGTAACAGGGTACGGTCTATGTCTGGGTGTAACAGGGTACTGGCTATGGCCTGGGTGTAATGGAGACTGGTTCCTGGTATAACCTGGTATGTTCCCTGGTTCCAGAAGAAGCACGAGGAGGCACTCCCTCTGTACCAGCGGGCGCTCCGGGTCTACGAAGACACGCTGGGCCCCTCCCACCCCCGCGTCGGAGAGACCCTCAAGAACCTGGCCGTCCTCAGGTAGAACCCGCCTGCTTACACCCGCTAGAAACATCTAGAATCGTGGACTAGGAACATCAGACCCCACctaaccccctctctcctttttccttcctcttctctctcctctgcccgctttccactttctctctctttctcctccctcctctccttctctctctctctcccctccctctctgcttatctctctctcctctccccccctctctctctctcccctctctctgcttatctctctctctctctctctctccgcttccccctctctctctctctctctctctctctcttccccccccccccctctctctctctctctccgtttccctctctctctgtctctctctccctctctctctctctctctccccctctctctctcactctcacagcTACGAGGAGGGGGACTTTGAGAAAGCCGCAGAACTCTACAAGCGGGCCATGGAGATCAAGGAGGCGGAGCCATCGCTGGTGTGTGGGACCGCCCCCTCACGCCACTCCTCCAATGGGGACACGTTCAGCCTCAGAGGCCCCGCCCTcatcccccagacccccaggtGAACACTAGAGGGGGCGAAGCCGGGATGAACAAGCTTATTGAAGACCTTCATCTTCTCCATCCATGGTGAACATCACTGCCTACAGGAGCGTCTCGCGTCAATACCGCCTACATTAAGTATTTAGATCAGACTCCTTCActgtaaaggtacggccacactgaacgcgttacgcgcgtagGATTACGTGCGTAACGCTCAACGCTgtttggctatcgcggctaagcgtcacgcgtagtAGCGTAAAAAGTTACATTCTTGAACtcggtgcgttgggcgcgtaaTTCAGATGCGTAAAACCTGTCTAACGTGCCTAAACACGCTGCTTTAGCGTGTGCAAAACATCTACGCgcttaaaccaatggttccctgtGCAAAAATGCAGATATTCTACGCCTCTTAACGCGCGTAACGCGTtgagtgtggccgtaccttaggACAACTGAGGAGAGGCTTAGAGTGTCcaaagacttttattttgttaaaacaTTCCTAGTTTGTCCTCACAGGAAGGGAAATCACTAAACCCTCCAGTATAGTATAAGTAGAGATGTACAGATAAAGATATCAATGCAAAGCGTTCGACCTTAAACTGTGAGCGCAGACGTTTCACACGACAGAACtgcgtggctcctccccccccccccccactggtccTCAACCTGGACTGAGGGAACTAACCTTCAGAAGTAACTAGTGTAACTGACCTAATAAAGTAACTAATACATAATGGACTGAATGAAGTGACTGACCTATAAAGAAACCTTGTACAGAATGGACCGAATTAAGTAACTGACCGATAAGAGTAACTTGTACAGAATGGACTGAATGAAGAAACTGACCATTAAATGAACTAGTAACTAAAGTAACCAACCAAGACTGACAGGTAACTGAATTATAAAGTATTAGTACTGAATGGCCAGACTGAGAGGTACCTTTTAAGTAACTAGTAACTAACGGAAAGGAAAGACTGAAGTAACTGCGAGGTAATTAACCTACAGAAAGAAACTAAAATAATTAGTGGTGGGTGGATCACCAGGGTGTTCCGCAGCTGGTTGTATCTGCTCCGTTCCCGGTACTCACTGCGGTCTGCACTATTCTGTGTTCTTTGTTCAGGGACGTGTGATGCTAGTCTCTGGGCTTCACTGCCTTATGCCAAATAAACTGTATTCCTTTTATAATGAATCATGTTTGAAGTGCCACATTAGCTTCACTACTATGGTACGGTTTTATATTGTTACTCGATGATAAGTCGTATGTGATCACGGTTTTGTATTAAAGGATCCATCATGTATAAAATGTATATGCAGTTTGGAAACTTGTTCcatcaaataaatattttattgaaAGACgtttgatgatgtgatgttaCAGAGGAGATCTCCATGAACAAAACACTTAACAGAGTTTATGATATTAGTATTAAGACTCTACAGCACGTATATGTTACCTGTATCATGTTAATGGGTTTAGCTCTGCTGGAACTCATAATGGACGATGCTAGTAGCTCAGCAAAAGCTGCTTCGAGACGACATTTCTCTGGAAGTGCTGGGGGCTTTCTGGGGAAATGCTTACCAGGTTAGCCACGGGCATGCTCCAGGTGGTCAGCAAGGGGTGGTCGATGCTAGCGGCTAGCCGTTAGCTTCTAGCGGCTAGCTTCAGATCTGCTTCATGCGGgccatcagctcctccaggctctcctccgtctcctgcaCCATCGCCCCTTCAGCCGAATCCTGAGGAACCCAACGCAGCAGCTTAAAACAAGCAGCTTAAAACAAGCAGCTTAAACCTCAAGCATCATTATAAATCCTGAGGAACCCAACAAAGCAGTTTAAAACAAGCAGCTTAAACCTGAAGCATGATAATGAATCCTGATGAACCCAACCCAAGCAGCTTAGACCAAGCAGTTTAGACCAAGCAGCTTAAACCTCAAGCACCGTTGTGAATACTGAGGAACTCAACAAAGCAGTTTAAACCAGGCAGCTTCAACATTAAGCAGGATTAAAAATCCTGAGGAACCAAAACCAAGCTGCTTAAAACAAGCTGCTTAGACCTAAAGCACGATTATGAATCCTGAGGAACAAGAACCAAGCGGGTTAAAGCCAGCAGGATGTTGTTGAAGCATTGTGAGGAGGTCCAGAAGCACCCTGACCTTCTGAGCAGGAAGGGTGTAGGCTACAGTGATGCCTTCTGGGAGATCTGGGACGGGCCCGGAGGactccttcagctcctcctccgtcacctccgaCACCACCTCgatacctgcacacacacacacacacacacacacacacacacacacacacacacacacacacacacacacacacacacacacacacacacacacacacacacacacacacacattatggtttttagtatatacaaatatattattatgaaGGTATATCATATATGTTATGGTACATAATTATAAATACCCCAGTCGTTCTCCTCATGGACGACCTCCTCCTCgacttccaccacctcctctctgggctgctccgcctctctcctctacagacacagacacagacacaggcacaggcacacacacacacacacacacacacacacacacacacacacacacacacacacacacattactcccttaaacaaaaatacacaatgacctgtctctgtactgtccaacctaacctgctccttaatgacccatcTCTGTACTGTcaaaaccctacctgctccttaatgacctctctgtactgtctaacccctacctgctccttaatgacctgtctctgtactgtctaacccctacctgctccttaatgacctctctgtaccgtctaacctaacctgctccttaatgacctgtctctgtactgtctaacccctacctgctccttaatgacctgtctctgtactgtctaacccctacctgctccttaatgacctgtctctgtactgtctaacccctacctgctccttaatgacctgtctctgtactgtctaacccctacctgctccttaatgacctgtctctgtactgtctaacccctacctgctccttaatgacctgtctctgtactgtctaacccctacctgctccttaatgccccgtctctgtactgtctaacccctacctgctccttaatgacctgtctctttactgtctaacccctacctgctccttaatgacccgtctctaaTGAAAGTGTCTGCTAGATGAGGGACCGGTGTGAACCTGTCTCAGCCCACCTGGTACTCGTCCTGCTGCCTCCTGCAGTGGCTGTGGTCGCAGTGGGGGTTCGGCCTCATGGACATCTTGGGGAAGAAGTCCTGCATGGCGTTGTAGCCCAGGTAGTGGCTCACCACGCCGAACTTCAGCAGgtacctggacacacacacacacacacacacacacacacacacacacacacacacacacacacacacacacacacacacacacacacacacacacacacacacacacacacacacacacacacacacacgatgaatgAGAAATAAAttatagaaagatagataaaCGATGAGATTGATTATTGATAAAAGATCGATAAATATTTGTCGATAAATTATAATTGAATGCTTAAATGATAGATCAATAATCTATACATTAAAGATAAATGATAGATATCGGATAAATTATAGATGATAGATCATGGTAGATGATAGATCATGGTAGATGATAGgtgaatgatgatgatgatgatgatgatgatgatgacgatgatgaaggCTCACTTGAGTACGTTCTGCACCAGGATGCCGGCGACCACGCCCATGGTGGTGGGCAGGCTGGCCgcacacaccccctccctcttcagGGTCTTCTCGTCGATGTTGGCCGCCAccaccagggggggcgcgcACTGTCACAGCAGGGGGCacggggtcaagggtcaaggcagccacacactcacacaactgGTATTAAGGTTCACAACGAAGTGGGATCAGTGTAAaggagtgtgtgtatctatgtttgtgtgagtgtgtgtgtctatgtttgtgtgagtgtgtttgcgttcgTGTGTTCgtaagtctctgtgtgtgtctgtaagtgcgtggtgtgtgtgtgtgtgtgtgtgtgtgtgtgtgtgtgtgtgtgtgtgtgtgtgtgtgtgtgtgtgtgtgtgtctgtaagtgcattgtgcgtgtgtgtgtgtttgtctgtaattgtgtctgtgtgcgtctgtgtctgtgtgtatgttttcgtatctgtgtctgtgtcgatttgtgcgtgcgtatctgtgtctgtgtctatgtgtgtatatatgtgtgtgtgtgtgtgtgtgtttgtgaatgtgtgtgtgtgtgtgtgtgtgtgtgtgtgtgtgtgtgtttatgaatgtgtgtgtgggtgtttatttgtgtatacgtgcgtgtgtgtgtgtgtgtccgtgtgcgtgtgtgtgtgagttcaactgtgtatatgtgtgtgtgcattcgtggtgtgtgcgtgctagcatggtatgtgtctgtgtgttagtctgtgtgtctgtgtgtatgtgtgtgtgcgtgtgtgtgtgcgtacggaGAAGCAGGCGGTCTCCCCGGGGATGATGAGCTGGATGTGTCCCGACACGGCGTTCTCACTGACGCCCGACTCCATCCACACCTGGCCCAGCTCGTTACAcgcctgtcagacacacacaacacgcctgtcagacacacaacaacacgcctgtcacagacacacaacaacacgcctgtcagacacacacaacacgcctgtcagacacacaacaacacgcctgtcagacacacaacaacacgcttgtcagacacacaacaacacgcctgtcagacacacacaacacgcctgtcagacacacaacaacacgcctgtcagacacacaacaacacgcctgtcagacacacaacaacacgcttgtcagacacacaacaacacgcctgtcacagacacacaacaacacgcctgtcagacacacaacaacacgcctgtcagacacacacaacacgcctgtcagacacacacaacacgcctgtcagacacacaacaacacgcctgtcagacacacaacaacacgcctgtcagacacacacaacacgcctgtcagacacacacaacacgcctgtcagacacacacaacacgcctgtcagacacacaacaacacgcctgtcagacacacaacaacacgcctgtcagacacacaacaacacgcctgtcagacacacaacaacacgcctgtcagacacacaacaacacgcctgtcacagacacacaacaacacgcctgtcacagacacacaacaacacgcctgtcacagacacacaacaacacgcctgtcacagacacacaacaacacgcctgtcagacacacaacaacacgcctgtcagacacacaacaacacgcctgtcacagacacacaacaacacgcctgtcagacacacaacaacacccctgtcagacacacaacaacacgcctgtcacagacacacaacaacacgcctGTCAGACGCACAACAACAcgcctgtcagacacacaacaacacgcctgtcagacacacaacaacacgcctgtcagacacacaacaacacgcctgtcacagacacacaacaacacgcctgtcagacacacaacaacaggcctgtcagacacacaacaacacgcctgtcacagacacacaacaacacggaTAACATGGATGCATACAACATCCATACAACTATCGATGACGGATCAATATATGAGCTATTGATCTATCATGTATTGATGAGCTATTGATCTATGAGGTATTGATCTATGATGTATACATCTATGAGGTATTGATGAGCTATTGATCTATTAGGTACTGATCTATGATGTTTTGAACTATGAGGTATTGCTCTATGATGTATTGATTACCTACttcctaactcccaccttattcttcatgtttaacctctgtttctCTTTTAATCCTAGTCTGTTTTAATATATGTCTGTTACATAGTTtagatagggcaatatgtaaagcgtcttagagtaccatattaagcgctatataaatttcatttatgattattatttattattattgatctTTGAGCTATTGATCATTGAGGTATCTATCTATGAGGTATTGATCTATGATGTATTGATCCATGAGGTATTGATTTACTGACCGTGTTGATGGCTATCCGGGCCTCAAAGTTGTCCACGCAGCTCAGAATCAGGTCAACGGGGGACCCCTCCTCCAGTCCCCCatgactgaaacacacacacacacaca is a genomic window of Gadus chalcogrammus isolate NIFS_2021 chromosome 23, NIFS_Gcha_1.0, whole genome shotgun sequence containing:
- the uba5 gene encoding ubiquitin-like modifier-activating enzyme 5; the protein is MSTVEELKLRVRELENELIRCRQKCSGAEQPVREKIHTMSSEVVDSNPYSRLMALKRMGIVKDYEKIRSYTVAVVGVGGVGSVTAEMLTRCGIGKLLLFDYDRVELANMNRLFFQPHQAGMSKVEAAEHTLRNINPDVTFETHDYNITTLDNFNHFMERISHGGLEEGSPVDLILSCVDNFEARIAINTACNELGQVWMESGVSENAVSGHIQLIIPGETACFSCAPPLVVAANIDEKTLKREGVCAASLPTTMGVVAGILVQNVLKYLLKFGVVSHYLGYNAMQDFFPKMSMRPNPHCDHSHCRRQQDEYQRREAEQPREEVVEVEEEVVHEENDWGIEVVSEVTEEELKESSGPVPDLPEGITVAYTLPAQKDSAEGAMVQETEESLEELMARMKQI